A region from the Aphis gossypii isolate Hap1 chromosome 1, ASM2018417v2, whole genome shotgun sequence genome encodes:
- the LOC114119534 gene encoding spectrin beta chain isoform X5, whose translation MTTDISVVRWDPAIQQDGTGIVEDYEYDGGNSSSRLFERSRIKALADERESVQKKTFQKWVNSHLVRVHSRIGDLYIDLRDGKMLIKLLEVLSGERLPKPTKGKMRIHCLENVDKALQFLKDQRVHLENMGSHDIVDGNPRLSLGLIWTIILRFQIQDITIEETDNKETKSAKDALLLWCQMKTAGYHNVNVRNFTTSWRDGLAFNAIIHKHRPDLVQFEKLSKTNAMHNLNNAFNTAEDKLGIVKLLDAEDVFVEQPDEKSIITYVVTYYHYFSKMKQETVQGKRIGRVVGIAMENERTAQEYERLTSDLLQWIKQTKESLAERKFLNSLNGVQQQLQQFNNYRTVEKPPKFVEKGNLEVLLFTLQSKMRANNQKPYTPKEGKMISDINKAWEQLEKAEHERELALREEIIRQEKLEQLAQRFNRKASMRETWLSENQRLVSQDNFGLDLAAVEAAAKKHEAIETDIFAYEERVEAVVTVAQELETEDYHDIVRINARKDNVLRLWNYLLELLKARRHRLELSLQLQQNFQEMLYILDSMEELKMRLLSDDYGKHLMGVEDLLQKHSLVEADINVLGERVKSVVQHSQRFLDEENTEGYRPCDPAVIIERVQELEDAYSELVKLAVERRARLEESRKLWQFYWDMADEENWIKEKEQIVSAGDIGHDLTTINLLLSKHKALENEIQSHESQLLEVVKVGEDLINSNHFGADRIQERVSSTHSMWEHLIGLSKQRRKRLEDAVDYHQWFADADDVDIWMLDTLRLVSSEDVGRDEANVQSLLKKHKEVSEELKSYSQTVEALRSQANQLSAEPGAPTSGPEVNERMSSIDKRYKELVELAKLRHQRLLDALSLYKLFSEADAVQQWIGEKNRMLETMSPGKDIEDVEIMKHRYDGFDKEMNSNASRVAVVNQLARQLLHVEHPNSDEIVNRQNNLNHEWADLRDKAEAKRDQLNSAHGVQTFHIECRETISWIEDKKRILQSTDSLEMDLTGIMTLQRRLSGMERDLAAIQAKLDSLESEAQLNEKEHPEEAAVIRERIETIQKDWEELTQMLKERDSKLEEAGDLHRFLRDLDHFQVWLTKTQTDVASEDIPSSLSDAEKLLSQHQAIREEIDNYTADYTQMMEYGEKVTAEPGTQDDPQYMFLRERLKALRDGWQELHKMWENRQQLLSKSLNLQMFNRDARQAEVLLSQQEHALSKDEVPSNLEHAENLIKRNEAFMTTMEANEDKINAVTQFANKLVDEDHFEADKIKKKAASIQERRDANREKAQELMDQLKDQLQLHQFLQDSDELQQWIQEKKFTAQDETYRSAKTVHSKWTRHQAFEAEIASNKDRLDRVQQSGEELMKEKPELAQIIQPKISEMLGQFDDLEKTTKEKGERLFDTNREVLIHQTCEDIDSWMDDLEKQIEAADTGTDLASVNILMQKQQMIETQMAVKAKQVVELETQAEYLKKTVPEKVETIIPKKTKVEERFEQLKEPLKVRQRQLEKKKEAFQFRRDVEDEKLWIAEKTPMATSTEYGNSLFNVNMLQKKNQSLGNEIDNHEHRINLVCGNGQKLIDEGHEDASQFTDLIHDLTQRWQQLQQAVEHRRKMLLQSEKAQQYFFDASEAESWMGEQELYMMVEDRGKDQISAQNLKKKHESLELAVDNYADTIRQLGETARQLTSEMHPESDQIAVKQSQVDKLYAGLKDLAGERRAKLDEALKLFMLHREVDDLEQWIAEREIVAGSHELGQDYDHVTLLWERFKEFAHDTEATGSERVATVNGIADQLINIGHSDSATIAEWKDSLNEQWQDLLELIETRTQMLVASRELHKFFHDCKDMVSRIAEKSHEMSEDLGRDAGSVHTLQRKHQSFLQDLHTLSTQVQTISEDSARLQSSYAGDKAKEITGREAEVVNAWAALQSECELRKQKLADTGDLHKFFNMVRTLTLWMDDVVRQMNTSEKPRDVSGVELLMNNHQSLKAEIDTREDNFTACISLGKELLSRNHYASNEIKDKLMLLNTQRNSLLNRWEERWENLQLILEVYQFARDAAVAEAWLLAQEPYIMSLELGMTIDQVENLIKKHEAFEKSAIAQEERFCALERLTTFELKEIQRRKEEEERKRQEELAKQAAQAEAEAAEKAAAEEASEADGKQAKDGEGRPDQSATEADGEILEGILNRKHEWESTTKKASNRSWDKVFVCVQGTTLAFYKDAKTAKTSPETYFKGEAPIDLHGGTADVATDYTKKKFVLRAKLASGAEFLFQARNEAEMRQWVSTLKNVCEQDAAGTQSRSQTLPAVGDKRDEPKRRSFFTLKKV comes from the exons ATGACGACAGATATCTCTGTGGTCCGGTGGGATCCGGCCATACAACAAGATGGAACTGGTATTGTTGAAGATTATGAATATGACGGTGGAAACTCTTCTTCCAGATTATTTGAAAGATCCAGAATTAAAGCTTTGGCTG ATGAAAGAGAAAGTGTCCAGAAAAAAACCTTTCAAAAATGGGTGAATTCACACTTGGTTCGGGTACACTCTCGAATCGGAGATTTATACATAGACCTCAGAGATggaaaaatgcttataaaactattggaaGTTCTTTCTGGAGAACGATTG ccAAAACCTACCAAGGGAAAAATGAGAATACATTGTTTAGAAAATGTAGATAAAGctttgcaatttttaaaagaccAGAGAGTACATTTGGAAAACATGGGTTCTCATGATATTGTTGATGGAAATCCAAGACTTTCGTTGGGTCTTATATGGACAATTATCCTTAGATTCCAA attcaagACATTACCATTGAAGAAACTGACAATAAAGAGACAAAATCTGCGAAAGATGCTTTACTTTTGTGGTGCCAAATGAAAACAGCTGGTTATCACAATGTCAATGTTCGCAATTTCACAACTTCCTGGCGAGATGGTCTCGCATTTAATGCAATTATTCACAAACATCGCCCTGATCTTGtacaatttgaaaaacttaGCAAAACTAATGCCATGCACAACTTGAATAATGCATTCAACACAGCTGAAGACAAATTAggaattgtaaaattattggaTGCTGAAGATGTGTTTGTTGAACAACCAgatgaaaaatcaattattacatatGTTGTTACATACTATCATTACTTCAGTAAAATGAAACAAGAAACGGTTCAAGGAAAAAGAATTGGTCGTGTTGTTGGAATAGCTATGGAAAATGAACGTACAGCCCAAGAATATGAGCGTTTAACTAGTGACTTATTACAATGGATCAAGCAGACAAAAGAATCATTAGCTGAGAGGAAATTCTTAAATTCTTTGAATGGTGTTCAACAGCAATTAcaacaatttaacaattataggACTGTCGAAAAACCCCCAAAATTTGTCGAAAAAGGAAATTTGGAAGTGTTACTTTTCACATTACAGTCTAAAATGAGAGCTAATAATCAAAAACCATATACACCCAAAGAAGGAAAAATGATTTCAGATATTAATAAGGCCTGGGAACAATTAGAAAAAGCAGAACATGAAAGGGAGTTGGCTTTAAGAGAAGAAATTATAAGACAAGAAAAACTTGAACAGCTGGCTCAAAGATTTAATAGAAAAGCAAGCATGAGAGAGACATGGTTAAGTGAAAATCAACGGCTAGTTTCTCAG GATAATTTTGGTTTGGATTTGGCAGCTGTAGAAGCAGCTGCAAAAAAGCACGAAGCTATCGAAACAGATATATTTGCATATGAAGAAAGAGTAGAAGCAGTTGTGACTGTAGCACAAGAATTGGAAACAGAGGACTATCATGATATTGTCCGTATAAATGCtag aaaagacAATGTTCTTCGTTTATGGAATTATCTTCTTGAACTCCTGAAAGCCCGTCGTCACCGTCTAGAGTTGTCATTACAATTACAGCAAAACTTCCAAGAAATGCTATACATATTGGATTCTATGGAAGAATTGAAGATGAGACTTTTGTCTGATGATTATGGCAAACACTTGATGGGAGTTGAAGATCTTCTTCAAAAGCACAGTCTCGTAGAGGCTGACATCAATGTTTTAGGAGAAAGAGTAAAAAGCGTTGTGCAACACTCACAACGTTTCTTGGATGAAGAAAATACAGAAGGCTATAGACCCTGTGATCCAGCTGTTATTATTGAAAGAGTTCAAGAACTTGAGGACGCTTATAGTGAATTGGTTAAATTGGCTGTTGAAAGACGTGCTCGTCTTGAAGAAAGCAGAAAATTATGGCAATTTTATTGGGATATGGCTGATGAAGAAAATTGGATCAAGGAAAAAGAACAAATTGTTTCTGCTGGAGATATTGGTCATGACTTGACCACTATTAATCTGTTGCTTTCAAaacataaa gcACTTGAGAATGAAATACAGAGTCATGAAAGTCAATTGCTTGAAGTGGTTAAGGTCGGAGAAGATTTGATCAATAGTAACCATTTTGGTGCCGACCGTATACAGGAACGAGTATCCAGTACACATTCCATGTGGGAACATTTAATCGGTTTATCCAAACAAAGACGTAAGCGTTTGGAAGATGCAGTCGATTATCAccag tggTTTGCTGATGCCGATGACGTTGACATTTGGATGTTAGATACTCTCAGATTAGTGTCTTCTGAAGATGTTGGCCGGGATGAAGCTAATGTCcaatcattattaaagaaaCACAAAGag GTCAGTGAAGAACTTAAATCCTACTCACAAACTGTTGAAGCATTACGCTCTCAAGCTAATCAGTTAAGTGCTGAACCAGGTGCACCAACAAGTGGCCCTGAAGTAAATGAGCGTATGTCATCAATTGACAAACGCTACAAAGAATTGGTTGAATTAGCCAAACTTCGACACCAGAGACTCTTGGATGCTCTCTCTTTGTACAAGCTTTTCAGTGAAGCTGATGCTGTACAACAATGGATTGGAGAAAag AACCGTATGTTGGAAACCATGAGCCCTGGAAAGGACATAGAAGATGTTGAAATAATGAAGCATCGTTACGATGGTTTTGATAAAGAAATGAATTCAAACGCATCACGAGTTGCAGTTGTGAATCAATTAGCACGGCAATTACTTCATGTTGAACATCCCAACTCAGATGAAATCGTTAACAGACAAAACAAT ttGAATCATGAATGGGCTGATTTACGAGATAAGGCTGAAGCGAAACGTGACCAACTCAATTCTGCTCATGGTGTACAAACTTTCCATATCGAATGTAGAGAAACTATTTCATGGATTGAAGATAAAAAGAGAATTTTACAATCTACTGACAGTCTAGAAATGGACCTTACTGGTATAATGACATTACag CGTCGTTTATCTGGCATGGAAAGAGACTTAGCTGCCATTCAAGCCAAATTAGACTCATTAGAATCTGAAGCGCAATTGAATGAAAAAGAACATCCTGAAGAAGCTGCTGTTATCCGAGAAAGAATAGAAACCATCCAAAAAGATTGGGAAGAATTAACAcaaatg TTGAAAGAAAGAGATTCTAAACTAGAAGAAGCTGGTGATCTTCATCGTTTCCTACGTGACTTAGACCACTTCCAAGTTTGGTTAACTAAAACTCAAACTGATGTTGCTTCAGAAGATATCCCCTCTTCATTATCAGATGCTGAGAAACTTCTTTCCCAACATCAAGCAATTCGTGAAGAAATTGATAATTACACTGCTGATTATACTCAAATGATGGAGTATGGAGAAAAAGTTACAGCT gaaCCTGGAACACAAGACGATCCTCAGTATATGTTCTTGCGAGAGAGGCTCAAGGCTTTGCGTGATGGATGGCAAGAATTGCACAAGATGTGGGAGAATAGACAACAACTTCTTTCTAAGTCACTCAATCTACAAATGTTTAACCGTGATGCTCGTCAAGCTGAAGTATTACTTTCTCAACAAGAACATGCTTTATCTAAAGATGAAGTCCca tcaAATCTTGAACATGCTGAAAACTTGATTAAACGTAATGAAGCTTTCATGACCACAATGGAAGCTAATGAAGACAAAATTAATGCTGTCACTCAATTTGCTAATAAACTAGTCGATGAAGACCATTTCGAAgccgataaaattaaaaagaaagcAGCTTCCATTCAAGAACGTCGAGATGCAAATCGTGAGAAAGCCCAAGAACTTATGGATCAACTTAAAGATCAATTACAACTTCACCAATTTCTCCAAGATTCTGATGAATTACAACAATGGATACAAGAAAAGAAATTTACTGCTCAAGATGAAACCTACCGAAGTGCTAAGACAGTACATAGCAAATGGACTCGCCATCAAGCATTTGAAGCTGAAATTGCATCCAATAAAGATAGATTAGATAGAGTACAGCAATCAGGAGAGGAATTAATGAAAGAGAAACCCGAATTGGCCCAAATAATTCAACCAAAAATATCTGAAATGTTAGGTCAATTTGATGATCTTGAAAAAACTACAAAAGAAAAAGGTGAACGTTTGTTTGATACTAATAGAGAAGTTCTCATTCATCAAACTTGTGAAGATATTGATTCATGGATGGATGACctagaaaaacaaattgaagCAGCTGATACTGGAACTGATTTGGCTTCTGTCAATATACTTATGCAAAAACAACAGATGATTGAAACTCAAATGGCTGTAAAAGCTAAACAAGTTGTTGAATTAGAAACACAagctgaatatttaaaaaagactgTTCCTGAGAAAGTTGAAACAATTATTCCAAAGAAGACTAAAGTAGAAGAACGATTTGAACAACTTAAGGAACCATTGAAAGTAAGGCAAAGACAACTAGAGAAAAAGAAAGAAGCATTCCAATTTAGACGAGATGTTGAAGATGAAAAATTGTGGATTGCTGAAAAAACTCCAATGGCTACATCTACTGAGTATGGAAATAGTTTGTTCAATGTCAATAtgttacaaaagaaaaatcaa tctTTGGGTAATGAAATTGATAACCATGAGCACCGCATTAATCTTGTCTGTGGCAATGGTCAAAAGTTAATTGACGAAGGACATGAAGATGCTTCACAATTCACAGACCTCATACATGACTTAACTCAGCGCTGGCAACAACTTCAACAAGCTGTTGAACATCGTAGAAAAATGTTACTTCAATCTGAAAAGGCCCAACAA TACTTCTTCGACGCCAGCGAAGCAGAAAGTTGGATGGGTGAACAAGAATTATATATGATGGTGGAAGACCGTGGAAAAGATCAGATTTCAgcacaaaacttaaaaaagaaACACGAATCTTTAGAATTAGCTGTTGATAATTATGCTGATACAATTAGACAATTAGGTGAAACTGCTCGCCAACTTACAAGTGAAATGCATCCTGAAAGTGACCAAATAGCTGTAAAACAATCTCAAGTAGATAAATTGTATGCGGGACTAAAGGATTTGGCTGGAGAACGTAGAGCTAAATTAGATGAAGCTTTGAAACTATTTATGTTACACCGTGAAGTTGATGATTTAGAACAATGGATTGCTGAACGTGAAATTGTTGCTGGTTCACATGAACTTGGCCAGGATTATGACCATGTCAct ttGTTGTGGGAGAGATTTAAGGAATTTGCTCATGATACTGAAGCAACAGGTAGTGAACGTGTAGCAACAGTTAATGGTATTGCTGATCAGCTTATCAACATTGGTCACAGTGACTCAGCTACCATTGCTGAATGGAAGGATAGTCTAAATGAACAATGGCAAGATTTACTAGAACTAATCGAAACTAGAACACAA ATGTTGGTTGCTTCACGAGAACTACATAAATTCTTCCACGATTGCAAGGATATGGTTAGCCGTATTGCAGAGAAAAGTCATGAAATGTCTGAAGATCTTGGTCGTGATGCTGGATCCGTTCACACATTACAACGTAAACATCAAAGTTTCTTACAAGATTTACATACACTCAGCACTCAGGTTCAAACTATCAGCGAGGATTCTGCTCGATTACAATCATCATATGCTGGTGATAAGGCTAAAGAAATTACTGGACGAGAAGCAGAAGTTGTAAACGCTTGGGCTGCTTTACAATCGGAATGTGAATTacgtaaacaaaaattagcTGACACTGGTGATTTACATAAATTCTTTAACATGGTCAGAACCTTAACCTTGTGGATGGACGACGTTGTTAGACAAATGAATACATCAGAAAAACCAAG ggATGTCAGTGGAGTAGAACTATTGATGAATAATCACCAAAGTTTAAAAGCAGAAATTGACACCAGAGAAGATAATTTCACAGCTTGCATTTCCTTAGGAAAAGAATTACTTTCAAGAAATCATTACGCTTCTaatgaa atcaaagataaattaatgttattgaatACCCAGAGAAATTCATTATTGAATAGGTGGGAAGAACGATGGGAAAATCTTCAATTAA ttttggaAGTATATCAATTTGCGAGAGACGCTGCAGTTGCTGAAGCATGGTTATTAGCCCAAGAACCATATATTATGAGTCTGGAATTAGga ATGACTATTGATCAAGtggaaaatttgataaaaaaacatgaagCATTTGAAAAGTCAGCCATAGCACAAGAAGAGAGGTTCTGTGCTTTAGAACGATTGACGAct